From the Anguilla anguilla isolate fAngAng1 chromosome 6, fAngAng1.pri, whole genome shotgun sequence genome, one window contains:
- the LOC118230800 gene encoding actin-related protein 10-like, translated as MPLFEGLGSGGEKTAVVIDLGAAYTKCGFAGETGPRCIIPSEIQRPGVQQPIRVVQFNINTEELFSNLKEFIHMLYFRHLLVNPRDRRVVIIESILCPSHFRETLTKVFFKHFEVPSVLFAPSHLMSVMTLGINSALVMDCGYTETLVLPVYEGIPILSAWEALPLAGKAIHKELETQLVEQCTVDTDSSTGQSLPAVIGNVQEDVVEDIKVRTCFVSDLQRGLKIQEAKFNLEGTAERPDPPPDVEYPLDGEKILHIKGSIRDSVIEMLFEQDNEEKSVATLMLDALVKCPIDTRKTLSENLVVIGGTAMLPGFMHRLLAEIRHLAEKPRYQQALSTKTFRVHSPPAKPNCTAWLGGAIFGALQDILGSRSVSRDYYNQTGRIPDWCSLSAPPPESLYDAGKTPPPLMKRAFSTEK; from the exons ATGCCGTTGTTTGAGGGTCTTGGGAGTGGAGGGGAGAAAACTGCAGTAGTTATTGATTTAGGAGCAGCCTACACAAA GTGTGGATTTGCCGGAGAGACAGGACCCCGATGTATCATTCCCAGTGAGATCCAGAGGCCAGGGGTCCAACAG CCCATCCGAGTGGTTCAATTCAATATCAACACAGAAGAGCTCTTCTCCAATCTTAAGGAATTTATCCACATGCTGTACTTCAG ACACCTGCTTGTGAATCCACGGGACCGGCGTGTGGTCATCATTGAGTCCATCCTCTGCCCTTCACATTTCAGAGAGACCCTCACCAAGGTCTTCTTCAAGCACTTTGAG GTTCCCTCAGTGCTCTTCGCCCCCAGCCACCTCATGTCCGTTATGACCCTAGGCATCAACTCTGCGCTCGTGATGGATTGTGGGTACACGGAGACCTTGGTCCTGCCC GTGTACGAGGGAATCCCCATCCTCTCTGCCTGGGAGGCCCTACCTTTGGCAGGGAAAGCGATTCACAA AGAGTTGGAGACACAGCTTGTGGAACAGTGTACAGTGGACACAGACTCCAGCACCGGTCAGAGTCTGCCTGCAGTCATTG GAAATGTTCAAGAAGATGTCGTGGAAGATATCAAAG TCAGGACCTGTTTTGTCAGTGACCTGCAGAGAGGGCTGAAGATCCAGGAGGCCAAGTTCAACCTGGAGGGCACAGCAGAG CGTCCAGACCCGCCCCCAGATGTGGAATATCCATTAGACGGAGAGAAGATCCTCCACATCAAGGGTTCGATCAG GGACTCTGTCATTGAGATGCTGTTTGAGCAGGACAATGAGGAGAAGTCAGTGGCAACCCTAATGCTGGACGCTCTGGTCAAG TGCCCGATCGACACCCGTAAGACCCTGTCGGAGAACCTGGTGGTGATCGGGGGCACGGCCATGCTGCCGGGCTTCATGCACCGCCTGCTGGCCGAGATACGCCACCTGGCGGAGAAGCCGCGATACCAGCAGGCCCTGTCCACCAAGACCTTCCGCGTGCACAGCCCGCCCGCCAAGCCCAACTGCACCGCCTGGCTGGGAG GTGCAATATTCGGGGCCCTGCAGGACATCCTGGGGAGCCGGTCGGTGTCCCGAGACTACTACAATCAGACGGGCCGCATCCCGGACTGGTGCAGCCTGAGCGCCCCGCCCCCGGAGTCCTTGTACGACGCCGGCaagaccccgcccccgctcaTGAAGAGAGCTTTCTCCACAGAGAagtga